Part of the Zea mays cultivar B73 chromosome 4, Zm-B73-REFERENCE-NAM-5.0, whole genome shotgun sequence genome is shown below.
gcctggccgggccggggcggggcgaagggcgcgggcgcacgacatgcgcgtgaatggtccgccgaaatccggcccctcgccttgcgggggcgcggctaccttttgccgtttgatttttttggtttcttggctgttacgcttatcctaatcgatcgctataaaatctcaactgattgcgagattttcgtgggcggataagcacggggggtcgcagactcggccctataaaaggagcccggcagccagcctccaaatcatcctaattcgctttcgcctctcttcacagcTGAGCCGCCTTCCAGTTCTCTTCATTCCGATcgtagaggtgcatctgcgattaggagagcaggtctccggaacccttcgccttctagatcctgcaccaggAGAGGCCGAATAagatttttgggaagcgtcttcacgcgactgctcgtgatctgattgacctcgtcgaccctgctgatttcgctacttcaacatcgtcgaccctgctgattccggcgcgtgccatctatcagtaagtctaatcagtacgcatcatctgatttgacttgttatttcagttcttctgatttggtcatgatttatattcagaatttaaactggaatttgtctaattattcaacaggtGCGACACCTTTTTTCTTCTCTCTCTCGCTCATTTCATTTTCGAAAAGTTTTCGGCCCTTTTGGTGAGAAGTGAAAACTCTCTGCAAGCAGCAGCCGGCGCAAAATGGTGTGCGCCCTGTGCTGGCAGTACGAGCtacacgtacgtacgtacgtacgtggcCACACCCACATGGTGGTGAGTGGTGACTGCTGCTGAGGCCTTGAAACCCACGTACGCTGGCGCGGGACGCATGCATGGGCGGGCGGGGTATATATATCATGTACTGTATGCATGCATGGGCTTTTAATTTGTCATGTTACTGCCCACTGCGGCACTGCCTTGCAGTGATCAGATCAGAAAGGTGACGGACTGACGGTGACGGCCAGCCCGGGTGCGCAGTCGTGCCGGCGGTGCATTCAGATCGAGATAATGTACGTGCCCCACTGCCGCCGGGCCCGAGCTATAGGACTAGGATCGGATTCGGAATTCAGGCAGCTAGCCGCCTAACGCACCCCAGCCGACATGTTcgttaaggacttgttcgtttgtgtcggattggtgggtcggaacgattccgagCCGAATTGCttttctaatttatataaactttgattagccggAACGATTCCGGGTACAATCCgatataaccgaacaaggcctaagtatTTTCGAAGCGAGGGAGCGACATGGCGGCAGTTAATGAGAGATGCGCACACATTAACTCGGGATCTTGCTTTATCCAGAGGCCACACCACATCGTCGTTGGCGCTGCGCCATAGCAAGTGCCAAGAATAATCATTCACTGCTTGACACAATGACACTGTACCACCACCACCGGTGGATGTGGATGGGCTTGGGCAGCTGCCCTGCCTCGAAACGTCGTTGGGCCGGTCTGGGCCATTCAGAAAAACAGGAAGGGGACGTACATAATGCGCAGCAACTACTGCTAAACAAACTGTATTTCTTATGGCCCATATATGGGTTCAGCTAGGCCCACCACGTAACGCATTTTCTCGCTTTCTTAATtgcctttttttttttttgctgttACACAAATCCATCCATCTGCGGCGCCCAAGCTAGAACTGGAGCTAAAGAACTGCTCACACTACTGTCTACTGGTCAGACACCTGCCCTCCAGCCGGTTTCAATGGACTGTGCAAACATGCCATGACATGACTGCGGCTGCGACTGAGCATTATTGCTCCACAAATACaattttttttttcaaattttctTTGTTCGTCCCCATCACTTTTGAACCAAAACAAAGTTAAAACAATGTGCTAGAGTATTTATATATGTACACATACAATACATGCAATAATGATGTGTGATCGCTTGAATTTCCACACGTACGGCCCTTTTCATGTTTTGTTTTTTTTGGATTTTTTTTTTACGTTAGCTCTAGTCAATGAAATAATAATCTAGCTAGCGTGGCCGGCGGCCTTCGCATAGTTTTTATCAATTGACCTTTCGATTTTTTAACTCTTATTAAGAATTAGCCCGCGGAGTGTTTCAATTCGTTCGTTCTATCGGATAGAATTTCGGTCAACAAAAAGAGGAGAGGAGGAAATGATGTGAAACAAATAACGTTACGTATCCACGGAATACGTTTGTGAAgtcagaagaaagcctcttcccgtgCTGACACTTGCTCAGGTTCAGGCTGCCCGCTCTGCCGCCGCCTATAAATGAGTCCTCCTGTCCCACGGACGAAAACAAATCCCCCACAGTTCCCTTTCCCTCCGTCCACCCGCCCTTCTCCTTCGTTCCCGGCTAAGTGGCCAACGGACGTGCGATCCGGCGCGCTTCCTCGCCGTCGATCGGAGGCCGAGAGGAATGTCAGGGGCGGCATCCGTGAAGGACCGGGCCACCGGCCTCATCGACAAGTTCGTGCTCCGCGAGGCCCGCGGCAGCTCCGTCGAGGTCAGGCGCAAACTCTTCTCTGGTTAATTAGTTGTCGCTCGATTGTTCTTCAGAAAAAAAAAACATATATGCTCTTTTTGCTCTCGATCGTCTGGGTCGCCCTCCGCAAATCAATTCCGTTTCGCTGTATTCGTGACTAGTCCTAGCTAGGCTCGATTGTTACTGGCGGTGGCAATGTTTGGTCTGGTCAAGGAACAGTGGCGTGAGTTGTGACCAATGTAGTAGTGGAAGGCAGGTTGGTCGACAGATGCCAACCTAGTGTTTGACCCTTCGTTTATCGATGGATCGTTTCGCGATCCATAAACTAGTATGGGTTGATTTGATCGTTCAACAACGTGTGGATACTGGATAGATAAGATAGATAGTTGTCTTGCGCGGCCTCTTCCGTGATGCTTTTGCTCAGCTCAGCTGCGCGGTTTTGCCTGGAATTGCGTTAATGTATGTGTGTATATATGTATGTACTTTCTTTTTTGATGGCATTTTTTTTAACTTTATTTGTTTAGTCATCTTTTGTTTGTAGTCGTAGATACTTGGTCATGGGTGGACAGTGTCCAAACATTTCCGAATGTTTTTAATAATAAAAAAGTAGAATTCTAGTTTCTGAATATGCACAAGCTAGGGCCATGTCTAGTACATTCCGGAGAAGAAAAAAAGAATAGCCCTGTCATTTCTTAGTTTATTTGCCTCTGTTTTTTTAAGATTCTGGAGATAGGCAGCAGACAGCTAGCTAGACTATTTAGGGCGTGTTTTATTGAGCCGTGGCTTTTGAAAAATCTGTTGTGAGCTATAGTTTGTTTAAAAAAAATATATGCTATGATCAATATGGGTCTTGAGAAAATCAAAAGCTCTTTGGCTTTGGCTGAGAAGCTATATCTTCTAGAGAAAAAATGTTAGGCAGATTATATAAGTTTCTCACTAATcaaatctctctccctctctcacttTTTTTTTAAGATACAGGAGGGGGAGCCCCTACTGAGATTTTattgaaaatgagaaaagaaaatGTTACAACTTAGCCTGGTTACAAAAGGTAATCCAAAAGATCTAATAATTAAGCAGTTTACATTTACAAGCATTGGAGCAAGTAGAACAACTCTTATGTCTGCTCTCCCTCTCTCACTAACAAGAGGACCTTGTGtgttagcctcttctttttcctcccgtagatatatatatatagtgcaGTCGTTAACCCCTTCCTTCCTGCGGCCTGAGATACATGCATACTATCTTTGATTATGATCACCTTATGAAATAAAAATCAATTTGAGACTGACATAACCATAGAGATGCTACCAGTGGTCATTGCTTGCTTATATAGATACATGTCAATATATATGGTTATTTCGGTCATATGAATAAATAAGTTGGCCCTTGTTTTACTTTTCAAGTTCCTGCGAGTGATATTATCCCACAACAAGCATTATTTGTATCCTCAGTTTCTATGTTCAACTGTTAACAGGTATATTTATACGGAGGCCAAGTGACATTTTGGAAAAACAACTTCGGTCAGCAACTGCTTTTTATCAGTAACAAGGTATTCAGATCTTTTAGTTTCAGTAAAAAAGTGCTTTCTGTTCATTCTTATTTTATTGCACAATCAGCTAGGTGCTACTCTCCATTTTCCTATCATGTTGCCATTGGACAATGTCAGGATTAGACTGGCATTTCAAACTCGTTAGCCTTCACCATTATGTTACAGTAAATACTAAATGTCCGGTGATCCACTGGTATATATATAGCAGGGAGCTATATGCTAAGTCTTCTCTCCTATTCAAGGTGTTGCAAGTTTTCACAAGTTTGAGTATGGCTCCATCATCGGTCCTAGTAATTAtacatttctatttttcttaccaGGCTACTTTTAAACCGCCAAAAGCAGTTCGTGGTGGTATCCAAATTTGCTTCCCTCAAGTATGGTCATCAAGCTATTATAGCCAACAAGTTCTGTTTCCCATGGATCAGCAATTCGCCTTTGTAACACCCAGATTAACAATGCCATGCCATCTTGCAGCTAGGTAACCATGGAGTTCTTGAACAGCATGGATTTGCAAGGAACCGGTTTTGGAGTGTCGATGAAAGCCCACCTCCTTTTCCAGTTGCTACTTCCAATTGTCATGTTGACTTGATACTCAAGTCATCTCCCGAGGATTTGAAGATCTGGCCACATAGGTCCACCATCTAATCATTCACTGAATCATCTATATCTGATTAAAAAAAAAAGTTTCACGAGATCCATCGGGCCTCGCCACTGATCAAATCATGTTCACTGCCCATGCCTTGCAGTTACGAATTTCGTCTGAGAGTTGCTCTGAGTCCAAGGGGAGATCTTATTCTTACATCTCGCATAAAAAACATCAGCTCAGACAGCAAGCCATTCCAATTTACATTTGCATACCACACCTACTTTTCGGTGTCTGACATCAGGTACCTTGTGAAACGCCATTCGTTTGCTTTATGTTTGCACCAAATTAGTGCAAAGGTGCAAAGCCAATAAAAAAAACTTGCTTCAATACTGGGTGATGCTGAATTTATCACCTTCAGACTTTTTTGAATAACCTTCAGACTCAATACGCCTTCAAATCTTCAAGGAAAAGGGGACTGTGTACAAGGAACTGCTTATCTTCGAACAGGAACCTCACGATCACAACCTTACCATGTGCTTTAAGAATAGACTACTGTGCGGATCATCAGATAGATTTACATGGACCATTGGCTTACTTTCAGTTCCCATTCCCTGaaactttttttttttttgcatacAGTGAAGTGAGGGTTGAAGGTCTGGAGACCTTGGACTATCTTGACAACCTGCACTCCAAGAAACGTTTTACTGAACAAGGAGATGCGGTTGTATTCGAGTCCGAAGTAAGCCGCTTGTGTTCTGCTGAATCTCATGGTTTGACGCCATTTCTGTACCCAATTAATGAAACTCTAACCACGTTTATGTCGCTTTTCTGAGTAAGGTGGACAAGGTGTATTTGAGTGCTCCGCCGAAGGTTGCGATCATCGACCACGAGAAGAAAAGAACGTTTGTGTTGAGAAAAGAGGGCCTTCCTGACGTTGGTGAGCTACAAAATTAGGACATCCTTTCATTCTTCGATTGCAATGTTTGGTTTGTGAAATTCTGGGTTTTAAACTGCTATGGAGGCTGGCCTTTTCGTTCCCAACGGTACATATCGTCGCCCTTTCTCATTTTTTTGCAGTCGTTTGGAACCCCTGGGACAAGAAGGACGAGGGGTACAAGAGCATGCTGTGCGTCGGGGCTGCGGCTATTGAGAAGTCAGTCACTTTAAAGCCAGGCGAAGAGTGGACAGGGAAGCAGGAAATTTCTGCTGTGCCGTCCAGTTACAGCAGCGGGCAGTTGGACCCTGAACTGATTCGTCGAATGCACACAATATAAAGTTTACCTGCGATTGCATCCTACGTGAGTATTCTGCACTAAACTTTTGAGTGTCAGCACAAAAAAAATCGTGCCTCCTTCCTTACACTATTCTGTTATAAGCCACCTGTTTACTTGGAATTATGCcctttgttttcctgtcaggttccAAACTAGCCTGTGgttttttttttattattattattctgaAGCAGCACTGGGATTGGAATCATCACCCTGTTAATTACTAGACAAATTGGGCCGGGGGAGTTTTTCATCCATAGCTGGGGCCGGAGGTGCCATTCCGATCCGTATACAATATTCTTTTTCTCTGTGTTTTTTTGGTATTGTATTGTACCACTAGTCCGCTGCAAAAGGAAGCCCCAAGTTTGTACTGCATGTGGCAAACAAAACTACCAAGATATACTAATTGAGTTGTATAATAAAGCGTCACACGTTTCTTTCTGTGTTGTCTGGAGAGAATGGGGATTGTCACGCTACTGTTAGAACGCTGACCAGGAATTCCATTTGGCACGGAGAGTTTTATCTCACATCAAGCTGTGTAGTACGGCCCGATACTTCTGAATGCTACATTGCTTCATATCACCGCACAATTTAGAAATGACATTGGAGCCAATGGAAATCGAGAAATTAACGAATACTTCGGTTTACTACTACAGATGTGATCTACACAGACGCTAGCCTGACTACTTTTGCCTTGTGTTTGGCTGGCTAAACAAACGGTGAGGTTGTAGCTATTAGTGGTCAATGGGCTGTGTCGTGCTAGCACGGTCCGAACCTGTAGGTGCTAGGCCGAGGCACAACACGGATCGTGCCCGCCTGTGAGCCGAAGTCTAATTCCAAGCACGACGCGACTAATTTAAAACGGTTCGTGTCGGGCTATTGTGTCGTGCCGAGCTACTGTGTCAAGCGGTCTTGAAACTAACTTgtatttttctatttctattgcTCGTTTTCTTATTTTTTTTGTAACAGAACTCGAAAATAGTTTAAAAGTGGGGGGTTTGAGTTTGTCATAATTGTATATATGATGCGCTAAATTGGGGGCGAATAAGGTCGGTCCACAAGCAGGTCATGCCCTTGATAAGTTGTGTGTGGATCTGAAGAATGAATTATGAAAGGTATCGTGCTCATCCCGTGGGAGATGCGAAGAGCAACACTAGTAGAGCAAGATGTGAAGAGCGCCAATTGGTTTGGTCAAATGAAATGGTAGATCTCGGGAGTGCGCACTCCACGTTCGAGAGTACGACTTACGAGTCACCACTAGCAAGAGGATCACATGACAACCTTGGGATTGCCTTAACAGAGAGAGTGCGTGTACATCGTCGAACCTCAAAAGAAAAACCGTCATGCCAACATCTATCTTTCCAttggtttgtaacaccctaacaCTAGCTTGTTAATGTTTGAGATGTTGTTTAGTAACTAGTTTACTTTTGTAGTAAATTATTTTTCTCTCTCTTGTACTTGTAAGCTTGTTAATGTTTGAGATCTAGCATGACACCTTTGTTGTTTATGTAAGATATTTATAAGTTGTATCAATAAATATTGAGGTACAGTATTGATGGGATATATATAAACCATGGTAATACACGGACATGACTAGCCACTCCAAAAAAATCTTACATTTTAGTACGTGCTATTTTTTTTGGAGCTACTCGAGAGGCTCTTCCTCACGCATCGGCGTCACGTTACTTTGTTGCCGAAAAGACCAGAGGTTCCTGTTGGTACAGAGCTGTGGCTCACATCAAACTTTGTAGTGAGGTCAGGGTCCAGTAATGAAAAGAACGCTCCGCCATTTGCACACCGCTGACAAACATGTCGCCATGTCTGTCCCTCGCGAC
Proteins encoded:
- the LOC100192038 gene encoding apospory-associated protein; its protein translation is MSGAASVKDRATGLIDKFVLREARGSSVEVYLYGGQVTFWKNNFGQQLLFISNKATFKPPKAVRGGIQICFPQLGNHGVLEQHGFARNRFWSVDESPPPFPVATSNCHVDLILKSSPEDLKIWPHSYEFRLRVALSPRGDLILTSRIKNISSDSKPFQFTFAYHTYFSVSDISEVRVEGLETLDYLDNLHSKKRFTEQGDAVVFESEVDKVYLSAPPKVAIIDHEKKRTFVLRKEGLPDVVVWNPWDKKDEGYKSMLCVGAAAIEKSVTLKPGEEWTGKQEISAVPSSYSSGQLDPELIRRMHTI